Below is a genomic region from Halorussus salinus.
TCCTCCGGCCGTACATCGCCGGGCGGAACATCCACGGCGGACTGATGATATTCGCCTACATCGGCGGGACGATGCTGTTCGGCTGGTACGGTCTCTTCCTCGGCCCCCTGCTGGTCGTGGTGGGCGTCCACCTCGCCAGAATCGTCCTGCCGGGACTGGTCCACGGCGAACCGGTCACGGGCGTCGTCCGGGCCGCCGAATCGCTCGGGGCCGACCCCGAGACCGTGGCCGAAGGGCCGACGGCCGACGAGTCCGGGGCCGAGGAGCCGACGACCGACGGAGGGAAGACCGGGGAGGACGAAGCCGCGAGCGAGCGCGAGGAATGACCGACGACACGTATCTCACGCTGGCGGGCCGGGGGCAGGCGACCTTCGAGATTCGCGGCTCGGAATTTATCGGCCACGCCGCGCCCGCCGCCGACCGCGACGAGGCCGAGGAGTTCGTCGCCGAGGTTCGGGCCGAGTACGACGACGCGACGCACAACGTCCCGGCCTACCGGGTCCGGGAGTCGAGCGGCGGCGGGTCGGCGTCCGGTGGCGACGCCGGGACCAGTCGCGGGATGCTCCGGGAGTACGGCGACGACGACGGCGAACCCTCCGGGTCGGCGGGCAAACCCGCGCTGAACGTCCTCCAGCAGGAGGGCGTCGAGAACGCCGTCGCGGTCGTGACCCGCTACTACGGCGGGACGAACCTCGGCGTCGGCGGACTGGCGCGGGCCTACTCGCAGGGCGTCAAGGAGGCCATCGAGGAGGCCGGAATCGTCACGGAGCGCCCCCACGAGCGGTTCTCGGTCGGCGTCGAGTACGACGATTCGGGGACCGTGCGGGGAATTTTAGAGAGCGCGAGCGGCGAGGAGGGCGCGACGTTCGACGCCGAGTACGCCGAGCGCGTGACGTTCGAGGTCCGAGTGCCCGTCGAGGAGGCCGAGGGGCTTCGGGACCGCATCCGGAGCGCGACGAGCGGTCGGGCCGACATCGGCGGCGCTAGCGGCGGCGACGCTACCGGTGGCGACGAGTGAGCGAAATCGGCTTTTCTGCCGTCACGAGACCTGAACGTCCGCTAACTGCTTGGCGAACGTTTATACCAGCCGCGTGAATTATCGAGTTCATGAAACCACCGAGTGCGAGCGCGGTCGCGGGCCTGTTCGTCGTGGTTCTCGCCGTGGGGGCCGGGTCGGCGTTCCTCCTCGACGTGGACGGCGACGGCATCCCGACCCGCGAGGAGGTCGGCGCGACCGACCCCCTCTCGGCCGACACCGACGGCGACGGACTGGACGACGACGTGGAACCCGGATTCGGGTCGGACCCGACCGTCGCGGACACCGACGGCGACGGCCTGACCGACAGCGAGGAGTACTGGGGAAACCGGGGTTACGATAGCCTCGGCGTCGGTACCGACTCGCCGTTCGAGTGGAAGCGGTCGGACCCCGCCTCGAAGGACTCCGACGGCGACGGCATCGCGGACGCCGCGGAGGTCGAGGCGGGACTGAATCCGACCGCGAAAGACAGCGACGGCGACGGCCTGTCGGACCCCCGCGAGCGGGAGGGACCGACCGACCCGGCGAACCGGGACACCGACGGCGACCAGTTGCTCGACGGATGGGAGGTCCGCGGCGAGACCGACGGAGGCGCGAACATCGCGGAGGCTGACCCGCTCCACAAGGACGCGTTCGTCCACGTCCTCTACCTGCGCGGAGCCGACGAGACGCTTCCCCTGCCGGTGTTCTCTCGGACGAAGGAGTGGTTTCGTGAGATGCCCGTCCGGAACCCCGACGGCGAGACGGGCATCGACGTTCACGTCACCGACGAACAGCGCACCGACCGCTCCATCGACGAGTGGGTTCACGAGGACGGGAACACGACGTTCGGCGTCGGCGGGTACATGGTGATGCGGGAGTTCTACAACCGCGAGACCATCGGCGCGAACACGGGGAGCCACTTCCTCGTCGTGATTCCGGGCGACGACGTGCCGGTCCGGGGCGGCGGGAACGCTGGCGGGTCGAAGACCTCCATCATCCGCCAGTGGCAGGGCGGCGACAGCACGACCGAGCGGCGGTACGCCCGGACCATCGTCCACGAGATGCTTCACAACATGGTCCGGGAAGTCGGCGGGCAGGACTGCAACGGTCAGATGCACACCTGCGAGGGGTTCCTCTCGTACACCGAGGACACCTACCTCTCGGAGCGAGCGACCCGGAAACTGAACCGAAGCGGGTTCGTCGGACCGGTGTACCCCGAGCAGATGAACGCGACGAACTGCGAGGAGACCATGTACTACGAGGACCAGTGCGGCGTCGAACCGGGTCCCGAGCGGTGAGTCGCGGCGTCGAGACCGGTCTCAGCCGCCGAGGGGGACCCCGCCGAACACGACCAGCGCAATCGCCCAGTACGCTACGTAGAGACCGCCCAACAGGTAGCCGTGCCACCGCTTCAGGCGGCCCTCGTGGAAGAAGTAGGCCGCGAGCGCGGTCACGAGGACGACCGCCGGGAGGTGGAACGTCGCCACCGACGACGAGACGGTGAGTTCGCTCAACAGCAGGATGACGCCGACGTTGCCCGTCACCGAGAAGAGGACGCTCCCGATGACGTTGCCCACGCCGATTTCGGGGACGCCGCGTCGGACCGGTTCGAGCGTGAGCAACAGGTCCTCAAAGGTCAGAATCGCGGTCAGCACGGTCGCGCCGAAGACGGTCCCGTCGATGCCGACCCCCTCCACGACGACCCCGGAGCCCGCTTCGAGGAGCATCGACGCGAAGACGATGCCGACCAGCGAGACGACCGCCAGTCCGACCCACAGCCACCCCGCGCCGGTGCG
It encodes:
- a CDS encoding IMPACT family protein, encoding MTDDTYLTLAGRGQATFEIRGSEFIGHAAPAADRDEAEEFVAEVRAEYDDATHNVPAYRVRESSGGGSASGGDAGTSRGMLREYGDDDGEPSGSAGKPALNVLQQEGVENAVAVVTRYYGGTNLGVGGLARAYSQGVKEAIEEAGIVTERPHERFSVGVEYDDSGTVRGILESASGEEGATFDAEYAERVTFEVRVPVEEAEGLRDRIRSATSGRADIGGASGGDATGGDE